Proteins encoded within one genomic window of Paraburkholderia sp. HP33-1:
- the nthA gene encoding nitrile hydratase subunit alpha, translating to MSHDNTHGARQTDDDHDEGSALSELDLRVRALESLLIEKGYVEAAALDILIETYESKVGPHNGARVIARAWCDPGYRQWLLSDATAAIASLGYMGRQGEHMVALENTPGVHNMVVCTLCSCYPWPVLGLPPVWYKSAPYRSRAVIDPRGVLREFGVELAADIEVQVWDSTSEVRYLVLPMRPPGTEGMSEDALAQLVTRDSMIGTGWPRAPGERKEVDE from the coding sequence ATGAGCCACGACAACACGCATGGTGCACGGCAGACCGATGATGACCACGACGAAGGCAGCGCGTTGTCGGAACTGGATTTGCGCGTGCGCGCGTTGGAATCCCTACTGATAGAAAAGGGATATGTCGAAGCGGCTGCGCTCGACATCCTGATCGAGACCTACGAGAGCAAGGTCGGTCCGCATAACGGTGCTCGCGTCATCGCTCGGGCTTGGTGCGATCCCGGGTACAGACAATGGCTTCTGTCTGACGCCACTGCGGCCATAGCGTCCCTCGGCTACATGGGCAGGCAGGGTGAGCACATGGTGGCCCTGGAAAATACGCCGGGCGTGCACAACATGGTGGTTTGCACGCTTTGCTCATGCTATCCGTGGCCCGTCCTGGGGTTGCCGCCGGTCTGGTACAAATCGGCCCCCTATCGGTCGCGGGCGGTTATCGATCCGCGCGGTGTATTGAGGGAATTCGGCGTCGAGTTGGCTGCCGACATCGAGGTTCAGGTATGGGACTCGACTTCCGAGGTGCGTTATCTGGTTTTGCCGATGCGTCCGCCCGGTACGGAGGGCATGAGCGAGGATGCACTCGCCCAGCTCGTCACGCGCGATTCGATGATTGGCACGGGGTGGCCCAGGGCGCCCGGCGAGCGCAAGGAAGTTGACGAATGA
- a CDS encoding (R)-mandelonitrile lyase, giving the protein MEVKRCGSVASVKGPADWFTGTVRIDGLFQPNDTARASGGSVTFEPGARTAWHEHPLGQTLIVMAGSGYVQCWGGPLEIIRPGDVVWIPAGVKHWHGASAETFMTHIAIQEALDGKAVDWLEHVADDQYPASVAAR; this is encoded by the coding sequence ATCGAAGTCAAACGTTGCGGCAGCGTTGCCTCGGTCAAAGGACCCGCAGACTGGTTCACTGGCACCGTCCGTATAGACGGGCTGTTTCAGCCGAATGACACGGCTCGCGCCTCGGGCGGTAGCGTGACATTCGAGCCGGGTGCGCGTACGGCCTGGCACGAGCATCCACTCGGCCAGACACTGATCGTGATGGCCGGCAGTGGCTACGTGCAGTGCTGGGGCGGACCGCTCGAAATCATCCGGCCGGGCGACGTCGTGTGGATTCCGGCAGGCGTGAAGCACTGGCACGGCGCATCGGCGGAAACCTTCATGACGCATATCGCGATCCAGGAGGCGCTTGATGGCAAGGCGGTCGACTGGCTCGAGCACGTTGCCGATGACCAGTATCCGGCCTCCGTCGCCGCGCGCTAA
- a CDS encoding NAD(P)/FAD-dependent oxidoreductase, with amino-acid sequence MIESADVIVIGSGGLGAATAFHVAKRGARRVAVIERLEIASQTSPRAAGMVSCLRKSDLMIDLIKLAADRIRQFSEDTGQPLDWVHSGSLKVARRPVDAEVIQEDILRGRRHGLDVEELSLDAAHRLNPFLQTTGVAAVIRIGDDMYFNPAQLAVGFARAAQENGAVLLSNTAVTRVLIADGEVAGVDTTCGRIRAPVVVDAAGAWTRQVAEASGIRVPLVTTAQQLFVTEPVPDARAELPMVRIMDAAVYMRPCDGGFLWGVYEEHPRFFDMNSFDARFDVKDLSLDADVLWRYARDVEAQLPVLLNTGIREHRGGLPTMTADGQHIVGPTPAVRGFYFASGCNVVGLSIAPALGEMLAAWIVDGAPPIDLTPLSPGRFGIGPWPDDELIRQAAWQYRHFYGAR; translated from the coding sequence ATGATCGAATCCGCAGATGTGATCGTCATTGGCTCCGGCGGGCTAGGAGCAGCGACAGCCTTCCACGTCGCGAAGAGAGGTGCTCGCCGGGTCGCGGTGATCGAGCGGCTCGAAATCGCCTCACAGACCTCACCGCGAGCGGCTGGGATGGTCAGTTGCCTGCGCAAGAGCGACTTGATGATCGACCTGATCAAGCTGGCGGCTGACAGGATCAGGCAATTCTCCGAGGACACGGGTCAGCCCCTTGATTGGGTGCACTCGGGCAGCCTCAAGGTAGCGCGGCGACCAGTGGATGCCGAGGTCATCCAGGAAGACATCCTGCGCGGCCGGCGCCACGGCCTGGACGTAGAGGAACTCTCGCTCGACGCGGCCCACCGGCTCAACCCGTTTCTTCAAACAACGGGAGTCGCTGCGGTGATTCGCATCGGCGACGACATGTATTTCAATCCCGCTCAACTGGCCGTCGGCTTCGCTCGTGCAGCGCAGGAAAACGGGGCAGTGCTACTGTCGAACACCGCGGTGACGCGCGTCCTGATCGCGGACGGCGAGGTGGCCGGAGTCGACACCACGTGCGGCCGCATACGAGCCCCAGTCGTTGTCGATGCAGCCGGCGCCTGGACGAGACAAGTGGCCGAAGCCAGCGGAATTCGAGTTCCTCTTGTCACGACGGCGCAACAATTGTTCGTCACCGAGCCAGTTCCCGATGCCCGAGCCGAATTGCCGATGGTCCGAATCATGGATGCCGCGGTGTATATGAGACCATGTGACGGCGGATTTCTCTGGGGAGTCTACGAGGAACATCCGAGATTCTTCGACATGAATAGCTTCGACGCCAGGTTCGACGTAAAGGATCTGTCGCTCGATGCCGACGTTCTCTGGCGCTACGCCCGGGATGTCGAGGCCCAGCTTCCCGTCCTTCTGAACACAGGAATCCGCGAGCATCGTGGCGGGCTTCCAACGATGACGGCCGATGGCCAGCACATCGTCGGCCCTACGCCGGCCGTTCGGGGGTTTTACTTCGCGAGCGGCTGCAATGTGGTTGGACTCTCCATCGCCCCGGCACTGGGGGAAATGCTCGCCGCGTGGATCGTCGATGGTGCACCCC
- the nthB gene encoding nitrile hydratase subunit beta yields MNGAQDLGGMQAFGPVQPEPDAPPFHAGWERRVHALTLAMGATGKWNIDMSRAARESLPPAQYLASTYYEKWFEGLKKLLIETGLATAEEIERGKPLTAAAPVPRVLTADKVVAALARGNPVDRPALSEARFAVGDMVRTRLMNPLTHTRLPRYCRGKLGQVVVRHGVHVFPDTNASGEGEQPQWLYTVRFEALELWGPDTTASSVCVDCWEPYLEAASVGSRT; encoded by the coding sequence ATGAACGGCGCACAGGATCTCGGCGGCATGCAGGCGTTCGGCCCGGTTCAGCCAGAGCCCGATGCCCCGCCGTTTCACGCAGGCTGGGAACGTCGGGTCCACGCCCTGACGTTGGCGATGGGCGCCACGGGCAAGTGGAACATCGACATGTCCCGCGCCGCTCGCGAAAGCCTGCCGCCCGCGCAATATCTCGCGAGCACCTACTACGAGAAATGGTTCGAAGGCCTCAAGAAGTTGCTGATCGAGACGGGACTTGCCACTGCTGAAGAAATCGAAAGGGGCAAGCCGTTGACAGCGGCAGCCCCTGTCCCGCGCGTTTTAACGGCCGACAAAGTCGTCGCGGCGCTGGCGCGAGGCAATCCGGTTGACCGTCCAGCGCTCAGTGAAGCGCGCTTTGCGGTCGGCGACATGGTACGCACCCGCCTGATGAATCCCCTCACGCACACTCGGCTGCCGCGTTATTGTCGAGGCAAGCTAGGCCAGGTTGTTGTACGGCATGGCGTGCACGTTTTTCCCGATACAAACGCGAGTGGCGAGGGCGAGCAACCGCAATGGCTCTATACCGTGCGCTTCGAGGCGCTTGAACTGTGGGGCCCGGATACAACGGCATCATCGGTCTGCGTCGACTGTTGGGAACCGTATCTCGAGGCCGCGAGCGTGGGCAGCCGGACATGA
- a CDS encoding pentapeptide repeat-containing protein, whose translation MGDDTNGQQFDPSSVGGVLKSPLSDDQEAEPIKRIRESFESVYDGPNRFYHEYTLQQAANNLKIPVDDYRALYELRHDTPFPPFPQAGSWKRIPGVWLSWWKILPGKQRWLLLQTCIRKGFSKAIKGGAALAVVAAIAHYLWTIPERAAQAEAQVEQSRFQAWQLIISANGQRINGGRIEALESLARQNVNLGGLEAPDAYFVGINLFRANLHDSNFSRAILGGANLEGAGLQRALLEGTYFGVANLRHAMLPAANLKNAMFLSTNLQGAYLRAANLEGTKFPNANLESANLTETKGLLSEALDRAHLCHTMLPPDLKDLADRDCGKPWSAIPRRP comes from the coding sequence ATGGGCGACGACACGAACGGTCAACAGTTCGATCCGTCTTCAGTGGGTGGGGTTCTTAAATCTCCACTTTCGGATGATCAGGAGGCTGAGCCGATCAAGCGCATACGCGAAAGCTTCGAGTCAGTTTACGACGGGCCGAATCGGTTCTATCACGAATATACATTGCAGCAGGCCGCAAACAATTTAAAGATCCCGGTTGACGACTATAGGGCGCTTTACGAGCTGCGTCACGACACACCATTCCCGCCTTTTCCACAGGCTGGTAGTTGGAAACGAATCCCTGGAGTGTGGCTAAGTTGGTGGAAGATTTTGCCAGGAAAACAAAGATGGCTCCTTTTACAAACATGCATTAGAAAGGGTTTTAGCAAGGCGATTAAAGGGGGAGCCGCTTTAGCGGTTGTCGCTGCGATTGCACATTATTTATGGACGATTCCAGAACGGGCAGCACAAGCTGAGGCGCAAGTGGAGCAATCTCGTTTTCAAGCGTGGCAATTAATTATCTCGGCAAATGGGCAAAGAATCAACGGCGGAAGAATAGAAGCCTTAGAAAGCCTGGCACGTCAAAATGTCAACCTGGGTGGCCTCGAAGCGCCAGATGCATATTTTGTCGGAATAAATCTTTTTAGAGCCAATCTGCACGACTCAAATTTCAGCCGCGCAATTTTAGGCGGTGCGAATCTTGAAGGTGCGGGGCTCCAACGGGCGCTTCTCGAGGGAACCTACTTCGGCGTCGCGAATTTAAGACATGCAATGCTGCCGGCTGCCAATCTTAAGAATGCAATGTTTCTCTCCACGAATTTGCAAGGGGCTTACCTGCGGGCCGCCAATTTGGAGGGGACTAAGTTTCCAAATGCGAATTTGGAAAGTGCAAATCTTACAGAAACGAAAGGACTTCTCAGTGAAGCACTCGATCGCGCGCATCTTTGCCATACGATGTTGCCGCCAGATTTAAAAGATCTAGCGGACAGAGATTGCGGAAAGCCTTGGTCGGCCATACCTCGGCGGCCATAA
- a CDS encoding tautomerase family protein, translating into MPHIIVKMWPGKSEQQKRQLSDEITKAVTQILGYGNESVSVGIEVVQPSAWVKDVYNPDIRDKWDTLYQKPGYDPSQL; encoded by the coding sequence ATGCCGCACATAATCGTGAAGATGTGGCCCGGCAAATCGGAACAGCAGAAGCGGCAGCTTTCCGATGAAATCACGAAGGCTGTGACCCAAATTCTCGGATATGGCAACGAGTCGGTCTCCGTCGGCATCGAGGTCGTGCAGCCGTCAGCCTGGGTCAAGGATGTCTATAACCCGGACATCCGCGACAAGTGGGACACGTTGTATCAGAAGCCAGGTTACGACCCATCGCAACTCTGA
- a CDS encoding aldo/keto reductase produces MQHVTLNNGMEMPILGYGVFQIADEAECERCVVDAVQAGYRLIDTAASYKNEEAVGRGLKRCGIPRDQLFVTSKLWVEDAGYERARVAIDKSLTRLGLDYLDLFLIHQPFSDVHGAWRAMEEAHRAGKLRAIGLSNFQPDRLMDIAAFNDVKPAVNQIDVNPFHQQAESVEFMRELGVQPEAWAPFAEGRNNLFGNEQLVAIAQRYGKTVGQVVLRWLVQRGIVALAKSVRKERMLENLAVFDFELSEADMQAVATLETGKSSFFSHRDPAIVKWMSERKLGL; encoded by the coding sequence ATGCAACACGTGACCCTGAACAATGGAATGGAGATGCCGATCCTTGGCTACGGTGTCTTCCAGATCGCCGACGAGGCGGAATGTGAACGCTGCGTCGTGGACGCGGTACAGGCGGGCTACCGCCTGATCGACACCGCTGCGTCCTACAAGAATGAGGAGGCCGTCGGCCGTGGACTCAAGCGTTGCGGGATACCGCGTGACCAGCTTTTCGTCACCAGCAAGCTCTGGGTTGAGGATGCTGGCTATGAGCGTGCGCGGGTGGCCATCGACAAGTCACTGACGCGCCTCGGCCTGGACTACCTCGATCTGTTCCTGATCCATCAACCGTTCTCGGACGTTCACGGCGCGTGGCGAGCGATGGAGGAGGCGCATCGCGCCGGCAAGCTGCGCGCGATCGGCCTGAGCAATTTCCAGCCGGATCGTCTCATGGACATTGCGGCGTTCAACGACGTGAAGCCAGCCGTCAACCAGATCGATGTCAATCCCTTCCATCAGCAGGCTGAAAGCGTCGAGTTCATGCGCGAACTCGGCGTTCAGCCAGAGGCTTGGGCGCCCTTCGCCGAAGGGCGGAACAACCTGTTCGGGAACGAGCAACTGGTGGCGATTGCGCAACGTTACGGCAAGACCGTGGGGCAAGTCGTGCTGCGATGGCTGGTTCAGCGTGGCATCGTCGCACTGGCGAAGTCCGTGCGGAAGGAGCGCATGCTGGAAAACCTGGCTGTCTTCGACTTCGAACTGTCCGAGGCAGACATGCAGGCCGTCGCAACACTGGAAACTGGGAAAAGCAGCTTCTTCTCGCATCGCGATCCAGCGATCGTGAAGTGGATGAGCGAACGAAAACTCGGCCTTTGA
- a CDS encoding LysR family transcriptional regulator has protein sequence MPINDFKAIATFAKAVELGSIRQAALAQGVTPQAASQAIAQLEQHLGVRLLHRTTRSLALTEEGQRFLENTQPALAALDRALALARESKDEIAGPLRIVGPKSSFAAILMPLLDEFCREHPGIQPDVQLDDGIGNWVLDRVDVGFRIGVSPSEGVIGRQLFPIQMIVCAAPSYLKAYGTPSTLDELAAHRCSVFRHSATGKVAPWYLSVDGKLEHRQMSPAFATNDAELELQAVLAGQVIGQLASFSAAPHIRAGRLEPILVQHMSAHIGLHVYYGSRAAQPKRVRAFLDLALARLHHCGDYVLADKELAQFGSRTRRSSRVR, from the coding sequence ATGCCCATCAACGACTTCAAGGCCATCGCGACGTTTGCCAAAGCCGTGGAACTCGGCAGCATCCGACAGGCTGCGCTGGCCCAGGGCGTCACGCCCCAGGCTGCCAGTCAGGCCATTGCGCAGCTGGAACAGCATCTTGGAGTCCGCCTGTTGCATCGGACGACGCGCAGTCTCGCCCTTACCGAGGAAGGCCAACGGTTCCTGGAGAACACACAGCCCGCCTTGGCAGCGCTGGACAGGGCTCTAGCCTTGGCGCGAGAGTCCAAGGATGAGATTGCGGGGCCGCTGCGGATCGTCGGGCCGAAATCGTCGTTCGCCGCCATCCTCATGCCGCTGCTCGACGAATTCTGCCGGGAGCACCCCGGTATCCAGCCGGATGTCCAGCTCGATGACGGTATCGGCAACTGGGTGCTGGATCGCGTCGATGTCGGCTTCCGGATCGGGGTGTCGCCCAGCGAGGGCGTAATCGGTCGACAACTTTTCCCGATCCAGATGATCGTGTGCGCGGCGCCCAGCTACCTGAAAGCGTACGGAACGCCATCGACACTCGATGAACTCGCGGCGCATCGCTGCAGCGTGTTCCGGCATTCGGCCACGGGCAAGGTGGCGCCCTGGTACTTGTCCGTGGATGGCAAGCTCGAACATCGGCAGATGTCCCCAGCGTTCGCGACGAACGACGCGGAACTGGAGCTGCAAGCCGTGCTCGCAGGGCAAGTCATAGGTCAGCTCGCGAGCTTCTCGGCGGCGCCCCACATCCGGGCGGGACGACTAGAGCCAATTCTCGTGCAGCATATGAGCGCGCACATCGGTTTGCACGTGTACTACGGGAGCCGAGCAGCTCAGCCCAAGCGGGTACGAGCGTTCCTGGACCTCGCCCTCGCTCGCCTGCATCACTGCGGCGACTACGTGCTCGCTGACAAAGAACTAGCTCAGTTTGGGTCGCGAACGCGGCGGTCCAGCCGCGTTCGCTAG
- a CDS encoding LysR family transcriptional regulator — MPNVDLNVLRAFFVVARERSFTRAAAQLGVSQSALSHSMRGLEEKLGLRLLTRTTRGVSSTEAGERLLANVRPSFERIDAELESLSSLRDKPAGLIRISAHDHAADTILWPKLKEVLRSYPDVSVEININYGMVDIVAERFDAGVRSGDLIAQDMIAVRIGSDFKMAVVGSPHYLASHGHPVKPRDLAAHSCINLRLPTRGGLYAWEFTKRRETLHVNVDGQFICNTTPQMLEAAVEGYGLAYVPYDLAEPHIAAGRLASVLEDWCPTVPGYHLYYASRRQTSPAFALIVEALRYRS, encoded by the coding sequence ATGCCGAACGTTGATCTCAACGTCTTGCGAGCGTTTTTCGTCGTCGCCCGCGAGCGAAGCTTTACCCGCGCAGCCGCACAGCTGGGCGTATCGCAATCCGCCTTGAGCCATTCGATGCGTGGCCTGGAAGAAAAATTGGGGCTCCGCCTGCTGACCCGGACGACACGCGGCGTTTCGTCGACCGAAGCGGGTGAGCGTTTGTTAGCAAACGTCAGGCCGTCCTTCGAACGGATCGACGCTGAACTGGAGTCGTTGAGCTCGTTGAGGGACAAGCCGGCGGGGCTGATCAGGATTTCGGCCCACGATCACGCAGCGGATACGATCCTCTGGCCAAAGCTTAAAGAGGTGCTGCGCAGTTATCCCGACGTCTCGGTCGAAATCAACATCAACTACGGCATGGTCGACATCGTTGCCGAACGATTCGACGCTGGCGTGCGAAGCGGCGACCTCATCGCGCAGGACATGATTGCCGTGCGTATTGGTTCGGATTTCAAGATGGCTGTCGTCGGTTCGCCGCACTATCTGGCGTCGCATGGACATCCGGTGAAGCCGCGTGATCTGGCCGCCCACAGCTGCATCAATCTTCGACTCCCGACGCGTGGCGGCCTGTATGCATGGGAATTCACAAAGAGACGCGAAACGTTGCACGTGAACGTAGATGGCCAATTCATCTGCAACACGACGCCTCAAATGCTTGAGGCTGCGGTGGAGGGGTACGGACTTGCCTACGTGCCGTACGATCTCGCAGAACCGCATATCGCCGCTGGCCGTCTGGCCAGCGTGCTTGAAGACTGGTGCCCAACTGTGCCGGGGTACCATCTTTACTATGCGAGTCGTCGGCAAACATCGCCCGCGTTTGCCTTGATTGTCGAGGCACTGCGATACCGCAGTTGA
- a CDS encoding SDR family oxidoreductase, protein MTDNIKDKVVVITGASSGLGETAARHLSALGAKVVLGARRTDRLQNLAREIGAGNDAVVETDVTRREDLKRLVDHAVKLHGRVDVLLNNAGLMPSSMLEKLHVDEWDRMIDVNIKGVLYGIAAALPYMIQQKSGHIINVSSVAGHKVGPGGTVYAATKHAVRVISEGLRQEVKPYNIRTTIISPGAVATELTQTITDPDVAAGMSAVYQQAIPADSFASVVIFAMSQPEYVDINEVLFRPTSQMY, encoded by the coding sequence ATGACGGACAACATCAAGGACAAGGTTGTCGTAATCACAGGTGCCAGCAGTGGCCTCGGCGAAACAGCCGCCAGGCACCTCTCAGCGCTGGGCGCCAAAGTGGTCCTGGGTGCCAGACGCACCGACAGACTGCAAAACCTTGCGCGCGAAATCGGCGCGGGTAACGACGCGGTCGTCGAAACCGACGTTACACGTCGGGAAGATCTGAAGCGGCTCGTAGACCATGCCGTAAAGCTGCATGGTCGGGTTGACGTACTGCTTAACAACGCAGGGCTGATGCCCAGTTCCATGCTGGAAAAGCTTCACGTTGACGAGTGGGACCGCATGATCGATGTAAACATCAAGGGAGTGCTGTACGGTATCGCCGCTGCCCTGCCGTACATGATCCAGCAAAAGAGTGGGCACATCATCAATGTGTCATCGGTTGCGGGCCACAAGGTCGGTCCGGGCGGTACGGTGTACGCGGCGACGAAGCACGCTGTACGTGTCATCTCCGAAGGTTTGCGGCAGGAGGTCAAGCCGTACAACATTCGAACGACCATCATCTCGCCCGGGGCGGTCGCGACGGAACTGACACAGACGATCACCGACCCGGACGTCGCGGCAGGCATGTCTGCCGTCTACCAGCAAGCTATTCCGGCTGATTCGTTCGCCAGCGTAGTGATTTTCGCAATGAGCCAGCCAGAGTACGTCGACATCAACGAAGTGTTGTTCCGTCCGACCAGCCAGATGTACTAA
- a CDS encoding IS1182 family transposase → MMGQLGSGQDKLFYSFNLDSHVPREHLLRGIDHFLDLRDLRQHLAPFYSPMGRPSIDPELMIRMLIVGYCFGIRSERRLCEEVHLNLAYRWFCRLGLEDAVPEHSTFSKNRHGRFRDSDVLRHVFESVLGRCMSEGLVKGEGFAIDASIIRADASSVRGVPGSEPIDWGCVKGQSRAVREYLEALEEANPAGTEAAEMTESSTPPKRISLTDPAASWTAAKGGLPFFAYSTNYLIDLQAGIIVDVEATPANRSHEVESTRTMIDRVEQRRDLKPRRLAGDTAYGSAAMLAWMIEEKEIAPHVPVWDKTTRKDNTLSSSEFRWDELANEYRCPTGHALRSDRRKFRNPRSRITKADTIIYRASPLDCGSCSMKERCCPNTPFRKIARSIHEAARDEARRIAKTPEYKRSCRERKKVEMLFAHLKRILKLDRLRLRGPSGAHDEFLMAATAQNLRRMAKRFMPGSKQMNQTVA, encoded by the coding sequence ATGATGGGTCAACTGGGCAGCGGACAGGACAAACTCTTCTACTCGTTCAACCTCGATAGTCACGTCCCTCGCGAGCACCTGTTGAGAGGCATCGATCACTTTCTTGATCTGCGTGATCTACGCCAGCATCTTGCGCCGTTCTACAGTCCCATGGGACGGCCATCGATTGATCCGGAGCTCATGATCCGCATGTTGATTGTGGGCTACTGTTTCGGCATCCGGTCCGAGCGCAGGCTATGCGAAGAAGTGCATCTGAATCTGGCGTATCGATGGTTCTGCCGCCTGGGCCTGGAGGACGCCGTACCCGAACACTCGACATTCTCCAAGAACCGCCACGGTCGCTTCCGCGATAGCGATGTGCTGCGCCATGTGTTCGAGTCGGTACTGGGTCGGTGCATGTCCGAAGGGCTCGTAAAGGGTGAAGGATTCGCGATTGACGCGAGCATCATCAGAGCCGACGCGAGTTCTGTACGCGGTGTTCCGGGTTCTGAACCCATCGACTGGGGTTGTGTCAAGGGCCAAAGCCGTGCCGTGCGGGAGTATCTGGAAGCGTTGGAAGAAGCGAATCCAGCAGGCACCGAAGCGGCGGAGATGACAGAGTCATCGACGCCTCCAAAGAGGATATCCCTGACGGATCCCGCTGCGAGCTGGACAGCCGCCAAGGGTGGCTTGCCGTTCTTCGCCTACTCGACCAATTATCTGATTGACCTGCAAGCAGGGATCATCGTTGACGTCGAGGCGACGCCCGCGAACCGTTCCCACGAAGTGGAATCAACCAGGACGATGATTGATCGCGTTGAGCAGCGGCGCGATCTCAAACCTCGACGTCTTGCAGGCGACACCGCGTATGGCTCAGCAGCGATGCTTGCCTGGATGATCGAAGAGAAGGAAATTGCACCACATGTTCCGGTCTGGGATAAAACGACGCGCAAGGACAATACATTGTCCAGCAGCGAGTTCCGATGGGATGAACTCGCTAATGAATATCGCTGTCCTACCGGGCACGCACTACGCAGTGATCGGCGCAAATTCAGGAATCCGCGCTCGCGCATCACGAAGGCAGACACGATCATCTATCGGGCAAGCCCGCTCGACTGCGGGAGCTGTTCGATGAAGGAGCGCTGCTGCCCGAATACACCATTCCGCAAGATTGCCCGCAGCATCCATGAAGCTGCACGCGACGAGGCCAGGCGTATTGCGAAGACGCCTGAATACAAGCGATCTTGCCGTGAGCGAAAGAAGGTGGAAATGCTCTTTGCGCATCTCAAACGCATCCTGAAACTGGACCGTTTGCGACTGCGAGGTCCAAGCGGTGCTCATGATGAGTTCCTGATGGCAGCGACTGCGCAAAACCTGCGAAGAATGGCCAAGCGGTTCATGCCTGGAAGCAAGCAGATGAACCAGACCGTTGCATGA
- a CDS encoding nitrile hydratase accessory protein, whose amino-acid sequence MTRTKTPPRDEFTAVPAIPRDSPGPVFGSPWQAAAFAMTLALHERGLFTWSEWVAHLSSAIRDAQAVRDPDRGDTYYECWLSALERIVTEKGYLTVDALLQRREAWNEAARRTPHGKPIELR is encoded by the coding sequence ATGACCCGAACGAAGACGCCGCCGAGAGACGAATTCACGGCCGTGCCGGCCATTCCTCGCGACAGCCCCGGCCCCGTTTTTGGCTCGCCATGGCAAGCCGCGGCATTCGCCATGACGCTTGCACTGCATGAACGAGGGCTCTTCACGTGGTCAGAGTGGGTGGCGCATTTAAGCAGCGCGATCCGGGACGCGCAGGCAGTTCGCGATCCGGACCGCGGGGACACTTACTATGAGTGCTGGCTGAGTGCACTGGAACGCATCGTCACGGAAAAGGGGTATCTGACAGTTGATGCGTTGCTGCAACGTCGGGAAGCATGGAACGAAGCCGCGCGGCGAACGCCTCACGGCAAGCCGATTGAGCTACGATGA